TTACCAAAGTCTTCCATTCAAACATTTTCCTTCGTGTTGCTGGCAGTTGTTGTCACATTCCCGCAGTATCCCGGGTGAGCCTGGAGTGGTGGCTGATGTCATTCTCATTTCAGAAGGAGCAGAACAGCCACCCCGATGGGGAGAGCGAGGGCGAGGACGAGGACCTGCTGCACCACAAATCCAAGGAGGACCTGATCGCTGAGATCAAAATCCTGCGTGCGAAGCTGGCTCGCTCCACCAGGGAGACACGCAGGCTCCGGCAGTCCCTCACCATGCTCCGAGGTGCACCTCGACACgctgcagcagcacagcagagtagaggggaggggagagccCAGGATCACTGCAAAGTGTACTAAACTGTGACTCGGACGTAATAGCAGAGGGGTGGCAGCACTTTCCGAACCCTGGTTCCGTCCCTGATGCTGTCtttattgtttgctgtttttattttagtgttgccGAAGGCAGTGAAGAAGTTCACGAAGCTGGTGGATAAAGCAGAGGAGCTGCTCAAAGTGCCTCCACCTCCTGGGTCCCAGCACACAGCAGACTCCAGAGCACCCGCTGCTGCTCCCCCCTCGCCCAGCCCCAGCTCCTCCACCAGCAGCCTCTTGTCAAGCCTGTCCCCCACTGGCAGCAGGATCTCCAGCAGCTCTCTCTTCAGCAGCCCGGAGAGCCCCGTGCACGAGGGAGCAGAGCCCCCACAGAAGAAATGGGTCGGTTCACAAGATCTCAACAGTTTCACCGTGCAGTGAGGACTTGTGATGTTTTGggattgattgattcatttatgtattattttatggtTTGTTTTCCAGTTCAAAATCGAGAAATGGCAGATTGACCGCTTCAACAAATCCACGCCTCAGAAGTTTGTAAACGACCTGATGCAGGCGCGCTACACGATGGAGTTCATGGCGACGCACAGCGTGACTGGAGCCAGATCTTCCTCCTCCAAGTTCAGAGAgaccaagcctgccatgaaccGGGCTGAGGTGCAGGAGATCATAGGTGACTGTCTGCCTTGCTTCTGAGAATCATACCTGCTGTATCTAGTGGCCTCTTTAGAATGTACTTCTAATAATACATGTAAATCTATTTCATAAACCGGTGGTATCTAGCACACTCTGAAAACGAGCTGACGCTTGTGtgatatataaaagctgcatctccctggtATAGTGGGCTGATAGCAGGCGCCTGGTACTGCATGCTTCCACACCACACCTCTATCGCTCCAGGACAATATAACCCCCTTGGCAGAGTCTAGCGCATTCCATCCAGGTTCTACACCTTACCTGTAATGGAAAGTGTTACACCTGTAGTTGTAATAACAAAAGCTTTTGAAAGGAGCTGACAAAGCGAATCCTAGCCAATGCTTTAcagagcacagaaaccaggaccggaGCGCACAGCTGGAAATGAGACACAGAGAATGGGgagggttacctagccatgttgtggAAGGATGAATCATTGCTGTCCTTTTCTTGTTTCAGggctgtgtgcatgtgttgtgcGCGGTTCTCACTGACGTTGTGTGTTTCTTGTTCCGCAGATGTTACCAAACGCTTGTTTCCTGACGTGACCGACACAATCGTGAGAAGAATGATGGGTCAGAAACTCAACAACTGCACCAAGAAGTATCTTTCGACCAGAATCAAAGTAGAAATCGTATCGCCTTAATGTTACAAATCGGTTTTGCTGTTGCTGATTTTTTTTGAAAGAGAGGATGGAGTGAAAATgtaaattagtgttttttttcattttcaatttctacgatgtgtgtgttttatactgtagctgttttcgttctgatttaaaaaaaatcgagCATTAGTGTTCAGAAACTAAAGAGCTTATTAGAGATGGCAGTGAAATTTATTAATCCTCCGTGAGAATAAAAgtaaatttctttaaaacaatattcttGAATGTCATTTTGGGGTAACAAAACTGAATTCCCAACACTAACTGGTAACTAACAGAAGAATCATAAATCCATATGATTTTTTATATAGCTGACTAAAAGGCAAAGAGTTAGTATTGCTTTAGTGCGAGAAATTTAACAAAACAGGTCCATTTAAACTGAACAAAGTGCTGCGCTGGAGAGGCCGAGAGTCGGTCCTGTCTAATGAGAAAGATTGTAATATTGAAGAATAGTAAAATAATCAATATGTATTTCTAAACGGCATAAGTTTGATTTAACAACCATTTGTTATTAATcgttttaaaaagcatttgtgTTATTTCCATAAATAATCACAAGACTAAATGTCAGGAAACaaaatgtgtgttgtgttgttataacttgattcattttaattcattgacatgtgttttaaataatccTTTGAATGCTTTGTGCTGTGAACATTTTACCACCTTTAGACTACTGTAACTCAAGCATTCCACTCGGTATGCATTAAGCATGTCCCAGAATGCACAGAATTCCCCACGGAAGGCTTCGGACACGTTGGAGCTCACTTTGAAGTTCTTGGAAACCCAGGAACTGTGGGAGGAGTACACAGGCCACACTGCTGGGAACTGCTGGTGGAAGCAGATGGGTGCTGCTTCCCTAGGATTGGCTGAGGCATTGCGCAGACCTGCTTTATCATTGGCTAAGGAGTAGAAGTCTCCCCTATGACTGGTGGAACGGGGTCTTGATAGCGATTGGTGGAGGAGTGGAGCAGCTTTCCTCTACCAGTGCCATGATAGGTCTATGGGTTGGGGTTGCCATGGTGCGCAAGGCTGCCCCAGAAACTGGGAGGTGAGAGATGTTGATGAGGCTGCTGGTGCCCCACAGGAACGGGGGCTCGGACCCGTGGCATGTGTGATGGTAGCAGCAGGTCTTGTTGCCCCAGACCCTGGCTTCAGAGGCCAAGTGGCTGAAGGCGTAGAGCCACATGGATGCTCCTCTGAGCTTCACAGTCCTCGCTGCTTGCCTTGTCGGGCAGGCTAGAATGTAATCGATGGCTACCTGGGAAAGAAGAGAGCCGACCTCATCGGGTCTTGCTATAgctttttcatttctattttttttttttaaaccctctcAAAGCGCTCTCCTCTCCATGTTGGTCTACAAGTATAGGGGAACAGTTAGAAAAAATAGGGAATGCAAATCAAAGTGCTGTATTcataaataatgactgtgctTCTATATTCACTGACATGCTCCCTGCTTTCGAAGGCTTCTTTGTATAAAATAGCCTTTCTCAGCGTTTAATTTGGGGTTCCCTTTTTGCTGACCCATAGCAGTGACCTGGCATATGCTGCACCCCTCCCCTCCCTACCTGTGACAGCAGGAGCCGCAGGTCCTGGCCCTGGCCCGGGGGCTACCTCAGCAGCAGCAGGGGGCCGTAGCCCTTGAAGATGTTCACGAGGGAGCCGAGGTAGTGTGCTCTGGACACCTAGTAAACAAACAGGTTCCCTTCCTCAGAGGTCATGCCTGGAAATGAATGGGAGGAGGCAAGTGGTGACTGCCCAGTCTCGGTCTTGAAAACGTACACTGCCTGGACTGGGGGCAGGCACAAGTCAGAGTGCTGCACCCTGCTGTTACTGCAGTGGTAAAGACACAGCAAAGTGAAAGAAAAGGTTTggtaaatgttgtttaaaaagcaTAGGTAGCAATGGCAAATGTAATTGTGCTAAATGAAAGGTTGAAGCGTGTGGAATGCAATGACTTCTTGTAGTTGCGTGGTGTATCTGCAGGGGAAGAATCACAGTGCAGGAAAGCAGAGTGAACATTCCCCATGCAAAGCCTTATTATGGAGCAGGCAGTTTGCATGCGATTTGCGAATATTCACCATAGGAAATGTGGACATGGGGAAAGGGGCTAGCCAATGCCCTAATTAAAACCGATATTGCCAATATTGATAAATCTTTATTTCATTCAGATCCTATTGATAAAACCTGAAGTAATTAGACAATGTAAGGGGGTCGTTGTCACGTATCAGGACTGTTGCAGGCTGTGTTGTACTTTCAGATCAacaccagcagatggcagtgtaATGGTGAATACTAGTATGTACAATCTTCACGTGGGCTGTCAGTGTgggactacacacacacacacattaaaactgcatttttttatagCGCCGCCATAGCTTTAATTTATAACAGATATAGCTGCgccataattttgatttaattcaggcatATGCTACATAAAAATATTGTAGTTTCACTCGCCCTGTTTACGAAACAAACCCTAGGAGCTATAGaggtttttgttaaattaaataaagttttgcaTGCATGACCGGACGCAGCTTTGCTTCAGAGCACCGGCTCACTGGATTCCGCTCCCAGCGGTTAATGCAACTCGTGGAGGCGCCTCTTACAAAATCCAGTTTTGCATTAAGAGCTTAACTGGGTAATAAAAGCAGTCTTTGTGTCCAGTCTAATCAGCTTATCTGAAAGCAAAGTCCAGATACAATCAAACCTGTTCTGTTTGCGCAAGTGCATCTCCAGTAGACCCTAATGTGTAAAGATATTGCTACTGACCAAATCGGCAATTTTTGTAATAGAATACACAGGTTTGAGTAACGGAGTGGGCTGGAAAaacccagcccccccccccccactctatAGTGTTGTATGATTAATTTGTACAATAAATTCAGcaacagtaattattttaaagttaggttaacatttatatttacaaaattaataattcGTGTAAAATATTCAAACTTAATAAACAACATTagtattaacaaaataataataaatacaaatacatattggTTAAACTCTCGTTAATATTAAGCTTGCTTTGCAGTagtgtattattttttgtcttcAGTT
Above is a window of Polyodon spathula isolate WHYD16114869_AA chromosome 25, ASM1765450v1, whole genome shotgun sequence DNA encoding:
- the LOC121299501 gene encoding BEN domain-containing protein 6-like, with the translated sequence MLTHFPEMTRMRDEETRAQQEVTKNDCQGNAITRPAPEGAARTPFAMTYSDTDSEQEQEQVLKKPKPDLAMPASSSVNILTQLKLSLEKEQKEQNSHPDGESEGEDEDLLHHKSKEDLIAEIKILRAKLARSTRETRRLRQSLTMLRVLPKAVKKFTKLVDKAEELLKVPPPPGSQHTADSRAPAAAPPSPSPSSSTSSLLSSLSPTGSRISSSSLFSSPESPVHEGAEPPQKKWFKIEKWQIDRFNKSTPQKFVNDLMQARYTMEFMATHSVTGARSSSSKFRETKPAMNRAEVQEIIDVTKRLFPDVTDTIVRRMMGQKLNNCTKKYLSTRIKVEIVSP